A region from the Rufibacter sp. DG15C genome encodes:
- a CDS encoding peptidylprolyl isomerase: MKTRINFSSFFKSIFALALVCSLGNQAQAQQTVLLDNIIARVGSHIILRSELELQQAQAVSQGYPATTELRCNILQTMIQNKVLLTRAEVDSVVVEQALVDGELEQRLSMMIGQIGGPEKLEAYFNKPMSQIREDLRKSMRENLTIRKMEREISGKIKVTPKEVKQFFNQIPQDSLPYYSTEVEVGQIVKVAQIGNAQKQAAKQQLEEIRKRIVAGEDFAALAKQYSQDPASAAEGGTLGFFKRRELVPEYEAAALRLKPGEMSPVIESMFGFHLIQLIEVRGEEYSSRHILIKPATAQVDMQATAQALDSIKTLIQKDSITFAKAAKDFSDDMTSKGNGGMIALGNSPTTYLPVDQLDPSIFFVIDTMQVGSISAPLPYRTEDGKEAMRILYLKSKSAPHQANLKDDYQKIAAAALSNKRNRAIAEWFAKNKNTVFVDVAPDFQACKLDE; the protein is encoded by the coding sequence ATGAAAACCCGTATTAACTTTTCTTCTTTCTTTAAAAGCATTTTTGCGTTGGCATTGGTATGCTCTTTGGGCAACCAGGCGCAGGCGCAGCAAACCGTTCTGCTGGACAATATCATTGCCCGCGTGGGCAGCCATATCATCTTGCGCTCAGAGCTAGAATTACAACAAGCCCAGGCGGTAAGCCAAGGCTACCCAGCCACTACAGAACTGCGCTGCAATATTTTACAAACCATGATCCAGAACAAGGTGCTCTTGACCCGCGCCGAAGTGGATTCTGTGGTGGTAGAACAAGCACTGGTAGACGGTGAACTAGAGCAGCGCTTGTCCATGATGATTGGGCAGATTGGCGGCCCAGAGAAACTGGAGGCTTACTTTAACAAGCCCATGAGCCAGATCAGAGAAGACTTGCGCAAAAGCATGCGCGAGAACCTCACCATTAGAAAAATGGAGCGGGAAATCTCTGGCAAGATCAAAGTGACCCCAAAAGAAGTAAAGCAGTTCTTCAACCAGATTCCGCAGGACAGCTTGCCGTATTATTCTACTGAGGTAGAAGTAGGCCAGATTGTAAAGGTGGCGCAGATTGGCAACGCCCAGAAACAAGCGGCTAAACAACAGTTAGAGGAAATAAGAAAGCGCATTGTAGCCGGGGAAGACTTTGCGGCTTTGGCCAAGCAATACTCTCAAGACCCTGCCTCTGCCGCAGAAGGCGGAACGCTAGGATTCTTTAAGCGCCGCGAGTTGGTACCAGAATATGAAGCCGCGGCCCTTAGATTAAAGCCCGGCGAGATGTCTCCGGTGATTGAATCCATGTTCGGGTTCCACTTGATCCAATTGATTGAGGTACGCGGAGAGGAATACAGCTCACGCCACATCCTCATCAAGCCGGCCACGGCGCAGGTAGACATGCAAGCCACGGCCCAGGCCTTGGACAGCATCAAAACCCTTATCCAGAAAGACAGCATCACGTTTGCCAAAGCAGCCAAAGACTTCTCAGATGACATGACCTCTAAAGGCAACGGCGGTATGATTGCCTTGGGCAACAGCCCTACCACGTACCTGCCCGTAGACCAACTGGATCCTTCCATCTTCTTCGTGATTGACACCATGCAGGTAGGCAGCATCAGTGCTCCCCTTCCCTACCGCACCGAAGACGGCAAAGAAGCCATGCGTATCCTGTACCTGAAATCTAAAAGCGCTCCGCACCAGGCTAACCTCAAAGACGATTACCAGAAGATAGCTGCAGCCGCCTTGAGCAACAAACGCAACAGAGCCATTGCTGAGTGGTTCGCCAAAAACAAAAACACTGTCTTTGTAGACGTAGCCCCAGACTTTCAGGCGTGTAAACTAGACGAGTAA
- a CDS encoding peptidylprolyl isomerase, protein MDEIYRRVQRKEDWNKLASQFSEDAASAEEGGELPWFGTGRMIPSFEEAAFALAQPGAITPPVQTPYGWHIIKLLERKELPAYEEMETSLRNRIAKDSRSELNKAAFLRRIRTENQLQEVAANKELALRLADSTLLSGNWQYKEPSEPKNAGSAPLFTIKGQPYTLSQFGKYIEENQKAKQTASSAHIMGLLYDKFVETSLLNYERDHLEEKHKEYKMLVNEYHDGILLFQLMEEKVWTKAMEDTVGLRNFFEQNRSKYMWGTRAEATILSAANPTILEQAQKQLASGRFLSERYKQPELAFAFNNDNLSATATAQLDQLANALQADTSLTVELAGYIDSREATNRSNASLAARRANAVKNYLVKKGVDEEAIQVISTATGRNARRVTVQMYSTDLQTLADQFNQNSPLALQVSSRKFQKGENKALDQVTWAPGTYATTVDGRAVLVKITKVDPAGPKQLNETRGAVISDYQNYLEKEWIKELRQKYPVSVNQAEVEKLIKK, encoded by the coding sequence ATAGACGAGATCTATCGCCGCGTACAGCGCAAGGAAGACTGGAACAAGCTAGCCTCTCAGTTCTCTGAAGATGCCGCTTCTGCCGAAGAAGGCGGGGAACTGCCATGGTTTGGCACCGGTCGTATGATCCCTTCCTTTGAGGAAGCTGCTTTTGCATTGGCTCAACCGGGCGCTATTACTCCGCCTGTACAGACCCCTTACGGCTGGCACATCATCAAATTACTGGAGCGCAAAGAACTGCCGGCCTATGAAGAGATGGAAACCTCTCTGCGTAACCGCATTGCCAAAGACTCCCGCTCAGAACTAAACAAGGCGGCCTTCTTGCGCCGCATCAGAACAGAGAACCAATTACAGGAGGTTGCCGCTAACAAAGAACTAGCCTTGCGCTTGGCAGACTCTACCCTCCTTTCCGGAAACTGGCAGTACAAAGAACCTTCAGAGCCTAAAAATGCAGGTTCAGCGCCTTTGTTTACCATCAAGGGCCAACCGTATACCTTGAGCCAGTTTGGCAAGTACATAGAGGAAAACCAGAAGGCAAAGCAAACAGCCTCCTCTGCTCACATCATGGGCTTGTTGTATGACAAGTTTGTGGAGACCAGCCTGCTTAATTATGAGCGGGATCACCTAGAGGAGAAACACAAGGAGTACAAAATGCTGGTGAATGAGTACCATGATGGCATTCTGCTGTTCCAATTGATGGAAGAAAAGGTCTGGACCAAGGCCATGGAAGACACCGTGGGCTTGCGTAACTTCTTTGAGCAGAACCGCAGCAAGTACATGTGGGGCACTCGCGCCGAGGCTACCATCCTGAGCGCGGCCAATCCTACCATCCTAGAACAGGCCCAAAAACAGCTGGCTTCCGGACGGTTCCTGTCTGAGCGGTACAAGCAACCTGAGCTGGCCTTCGCCTTTAACAATGACAATCTTTCTGCCACGGCTACTGCGCAATTAGACCAGTTGGCCAATGCATTGCAGGCAGATACGTCCTTGACGGTTGAATTGGCAGGCTATATTGATTCCAGAGAAGCCACCAACAGAAGCAACGCCTCTCTGGCCGCCAGAAGAGCCAACGCGGTGAAAAACTACTTAGTTAAAAAGGGCGTGGACGAAGAAGCCATTCAGGTAATCTCAACTGCTACTGGCCGAAATGCACGCCGGGTAACGGTACAAATGTATTCTACAGATTTGCAGACCCTGGCAGACCAGTTCAACCAAAATAGCCCACTGGCCTTGCAAGTGTCTTCGCGCAAATTCCAGAAAGGCGAGAACAAGGCTTTGGATCAGGTGACATGGGCACCCGGCACTTACGCTACCACCGTTGACGGCAGAGCAGTGTTGGTGAAAATTACCAAAGTAGACCCCGCTGGCCCTAAACAGTTGAATGAGACCCGCGGCGCGGTGATCTCTGACTACCAGAACTACTTGGAGAAGGAATGGATCAAAGAACTTCGCCAGAAATACCCGGTAAGCGTGAACCAAGCAGAGGTAGAGAAGCTCATTAAGAAGTAA
- a CDS encoding peptidylprolyl isomerase, with protein sequence MRASSIYLGLGALFLYGCTSPKKAGEPAVLTIGPEAVPVSEFAYVYEKNNGNSDSAYSQASVQEYLDLYTNFKLKVAEARSRGLDTTQAFKTELGGYKEQLAQPYLTEKSVTDQLVREAYERSKKEINASHILAAVDMEADPRDTLAAFQKITSLRQQILNGASFEVLAKTSSDDPSARENNGQLGYFTALQMVYPFENAAYNTPKGQVSEPVRTRFGYHLIKVNDIRTAQGEIKVAHIMVRATQGMPKADSLTAKRR encoded by the coding sequence ATGCGAGCTTCTTCTATCTACCTGGGCCTTGGCGCCTTGTTTCTGTACGGTTGTACCTCTCCCAAAAAAGCCGGCGAACCCGCGGTGCTGACCATTGGGCCAGAGGCGGTGCCCGTTTCTGAGTTTGCCTATGTGTATGAGAAAAACAACGGCAACTCTGACAGCGCTTACTCCCAGGCCAGCGTGCAGGAGTACCTGGACCTGTATACCAACTTTAAACTGAAGGTAGCCGAAGCCAGAAGCCGCGGCCTGGACACCACGCAAGCCTTTAAAACCGAGCTGGGTGGCTACAAAGAGCAGTTAGCCCAGCCGTACTTAACGGAGAAAAGCGTCACCGACCAACTGGTCCGTGAAGCCTACGAACGCTCCAAAAAAGAAATCAACGCCTCTCATATTCTGGCTGCGGTAGACATGGAAGCCGACCCGAGGGACACCTTGGCCGCCTTCCAGAAGATCACTTCCCTTAGACAGCAGATTTTGAACGGCGCTTCTTTTGAAGTGCTGGCCAAAACCAGCTCAGATGACCCATCGGCTAGAGAAAACAACGGCCAGCTAGGTTATTTTACGGCCTTGCAGATGGTGTATCCGTTTGAGAACGCCGCCTACAACACGCCCAAAGGCCAGGTGTCTGAACCTGTGAGAACCCGCTTTGGCTATCACTTGATCAAAGTCAATGACATTAGGACGGCCCAAGGCGAAATTAAAGTAGCACATATCATGGTGCGGGCCACCCAGGGCATGCCTAAGGCTGACTCGTTAACAGCCAAAAGAAGATAG
- a CDS encoding ATP-binding protein has protein sequence MTNFIRVSCDRKNLKIIRAFVTETLAPVPLSAITLNQIILAVDEICANMIIHANQEDGSKFMCLNIDYDDTEVVFELSDNGIAFEQAQYREPNIIDNIKMGKKGGVGVALVNRIMDKVEYTQEGTTNICRLHKLIS, from the coding sequence ATGACTAATTTCATTAGGGTCAGTTGCGACAGGAAAAACCTGAAGATCATCCGGGCGTTTGTCACGGAAACACTGGCCCCTGTCCCCTTGTCTGCCATCACCTTGAACCAGATCATTCTGGCCGTGGATGAAATCTGCGCCAACATGATCATTCATGCCAACCAGGAGGATGGCAGCAAGTTCATGTGTCTCAACATTGACTATGATGACACAGAGGTGGTATTTGAGCTGTCAGACAATGGCATTGCCTTTGAGCAGGCCCAGTACCGTGAGCCCAACATCATTGACAACATCAAGATGGGCAAGAAAGGCGGCGTGGGCGTGGCCCTGGTCAACAGGATCATGGACAAGGTAGAATATACCCAGGAAGGCACCACCAACATCTGCCGTCTGCACAAGCTCATCTCCTAG
- a CDS encoding STAS domain-containing protein, which translates to MKIKHTISDNTITISLDGELDASSSVMLDEELSAPSIMMFSKILVDCKNLNYISSAGLGVFISHLQRFEDAQIKLIFFNMQEKVRNVFEILGLDLLMTIVSSYEEAVTIAND; encoded by the coding sequence ATGAAAATTAAACACACTATTTCCGACAACACCATCACCATCAGCTTAGACGGTGAATTGGATGCAAGCTCATCTGTGATGCTAGATGAAGAACTGTCTGCGCCTAGTATCATGATGTTCAGCAAGATTCTGGTAGACTGCAAGAATCTTAACTACATTTCCTCTGCTGGCTTGGGCGTATTTATTTCGCACCTACAGCGTTTTGAAGACGCGCAGATCAAGCTTATCTTCTTCAACATGCAGGAGAAAGTACGTAACGTATTTGAAATCTTAGGCCTTGACCTGTTAATGACCATTGTTTCTTCTTATGAAGAAGCCGTGACCATCGCCAATGACTAA
- a CDS encoding GAF domain-containing SpoIIE family protein phosphatase produces MPYTKRVKRLSFLTGSVSWVLLLVNILFLARQVHEGEPNAASPYLSNLFSVIFLLSVFLYQRQRMKVQKNPQFTSPLWKLFVKGGLSAYLCMLLQVGYPSLQAYWVNSPYLLDIFYQIVFGFLGYFLAKAFYTWRQFVLYHKTKDLESQWKWFEILVGLSLLVPLFNVEYMNHIFLILDLGLLLAYGLYMSVHLRWVAYLNLERKWGSILLLMAILVSVVLFGNFLFQYADSPELVVDYTDNPFILLTLSFVFCYALASLLVALFSLPTSQVFEQKNADLLNFQRLSQTIQQGRSEEEVYSMLFESAIKASGADAAWLDLKEESKKSLPLRNESTPDPIVQSIKKAYAELKQDSSQLGENKVFMNGDLLHHPAFKELRLPFQSLLVIPLASAKIEYGHLFLLREVSQGFDADTMSVVQTFTNQTILTIENLRLVTESLQNERYKEELKIASLVQDRLIPKTFPTDTWFEISSYSQAAKEVGGDFYDFLQLSESRIAIIIGDVSGKGISAAFHMAQMKGIFHGLMQQDMLPDEFMVQANSALSRCLERTSFITSALYIIDYKMQGVSFARAGHCHTLYYNSMTEDTFYFQTEGLGLGIVRDKSYAKRIHRLHYDYNPGDVMVIYTDGIVEARSPDQDEYGEERLKYMLSQTYHLEAEDIKSAIINDVSDFSNDILYDDQTLLVIKFKPPQPKI; encoded by the coding sequence ATGCCCTATACCAAAAGAGTCAAGCGATTGAGTTTTCTGACAGGAAGCGTAAGCTGGGTTCTGCTATTGGTGAATATTCTGTTTTTGGCCCGCCAGGTGCATGAAGGCGAACCCAACGCCGCCTCGCCGTACCTGAGCAACCTCTTCTCGGTCATCTTCCTGTTATCAGTGTTTCTGTACCAGCGCCAACGCATGAAGGTGCAGAAGAACCCACAGTTCACCTCTCCGCTTTGGAAGCTGTTTGTCAAAGGAGGCCTGAGCGCCTACCTGTGCATGCTCCTGCAAGTGGGGTATCCAAGCCTGCAGGCCTATTGGGTCAACAGCCCGTATTTGTTGGATATCTTCTATCAGATAGTCTTCGGGTTTCTGGGGTATTTCTTGGCCAAGGCGTTTTACACGTGGCGGCAGTTTGTGCTCTACCATAAAACCAAGGACCTGGAAAGCCAGTGGAAGTGGTTTGAGATTCTGGTGGGCCTCTCCTTGCTGGTGCCCCTGTTCAACGTGGAGTACATGAACCACATCTTCCTGATTTTGGATCTGGGATTGTTGCTGGCCTATGGTTTGTACATGAGCGTGCATTTGCGTTGGGTGGCCTATTTGAACCTAGAGCGCAAATGGGGAAGCATTCTCCTGCTCATGGCCATTCTGGTGAGCGTGGTGCTGTTCGGGAATTTCCTGTTCCAGTATGCAGACTCCCCGGAGCTGGTAGTGGACTACACAGACAATCCGTTCATTCTGCTCACCTTATCGTTTGTATTCTGTTACGCGCTGGCCTCGTTGCTGGTGGCTTTGTTCAGTTTACCCACGTCCCAGGTCTTTGAACAGAAAAACGCCGATTTGCTCAATTTCCAGCGCCTGAGCCAGACCATTCAGCAGGGCCGCAGTGAAGAAGAGGTTTACTCCATGCTCTTTGAGAGCGCCATCAAAGCCTCTGGCGCAGATGCCGCTTGGTTAGACTTAAAGGAGGAATCCAAGAAGTCTCTACCCTTGCGCAATGAGAGCACGCCAGACCCTATTGTACAAAGCATTAAAAAGGCATACGCCGAGCTGAAGCAGGATTCTTCTCAATTAGGGGAGAACAAGGTCTTCATGAACGGAGACTTGCTGCACCATCCGGCTTTTAAAGAGTTGCGCTTGCCGTTCCAATCCTTGCTGGTGATCCCATTGGCTTCTGCTAAAATAGAATACGGCCACTTGTTCTTGCTGCGCGAGGTAAGCCAAGGCTTTGACGCAGATACTATGAGCGTGGTGCAGACGTTTACCAACCAGACCATCCTCACCATTGAGAACCTGCGTCTGGTCACGGAGTCACTGCAGAATGAGCGGTACAAGGAGGAACTCAAGATTGCCAGCCTGGTGCAGGACAGATTGATTCCTAAAACATTTCCTACGGATACCTGGTTTGAAATTAGTTCTTACTCACAGGCAGCCAAAGAGGTAGGAGGTGACTTCTATGACTTTCTGCAGCTGAGCGAGTCCAGGATTGCCATTATTATAGGAGACGTGTCGGGGAAAGGGATTTCGGCGGCGTTCCACATGGCCCAGATGAAAGGGATTTTTCATGGGCTCATGCAACAGGACATGCTGCCAGATGAATTCATGGTGCAGGCCAACAGTGCTTTGAGCCGCTGTTTGGAGCGCACCTCGTTCATCACCTCGGCGCTGTATATCATTGATTACAAGATGCAGGGCGTTTCCTTTGCCAGGGCCGGCCATTGCCATACGCTGTACTACAACTCCATGACGGAAGATACTTTCTACTTCCAGACAGAAGGACTGGGACTGGGGATTGTACGGGACAAGTCCTATGCCAAGCGCATTCACCGGTTGCACTATGACTACAACCCCGGTGACGTGATGGTGATTTATACAGACGGTATTGTGGAGGCCCGCAGTCCAGACCAGGATGAATACGGCGAGGAGCGCCTCAAATACATGCTCTCCCAAACCTATCACCTTGAAGCCGAAGACATTAAAAGCGCCATCATCAATGATGTGTCAGATTTTTCAAATGACATTTTGTATGATGACCAGACGTTGCTCGTGATCAAGTTCAAACCCCCTCAACCAAAGATTTAG
- the guaB gene encoding IMP dehydrogenase, giving the protein MQFHAPNLLFEALTYDDVLLLPAYSEVLPKDTNTSTQLTRNIRLNIPLVSAAMDTVTEADMAIAMAQEGGLGIIHKNMSIQQQAEQVRKVKRSESGMIMDPVTLHEDATLGEALSLMKEHKIGGIPIINTEKKLVGIITNRDLRFEKNYAIKVSEIMTKDRLITAPKGIELDKAEDILQEYKIEKLPVIDENGHLAGLITYKDILKRKHRPNACKDQYGRLRVGAAVGVTADVLDRVSALVTAGVDVISIDTAHGHSRGVMDAVRKIKDTFPDVDIIAGNVATAEGAKALADSGADAVKVGVGPGSICTTRIIAGIGVPQLSAVIEAVRGLQGTGVPVIADGGVKFSGDIVKAIAGGASSIMVGSLLAGTEEAPGEMQIFEGRKFKSYRGMGSIEAMGEGSKDRYFQDAEDDVKKLVPEGIVGRVPYKGLAAEVLYQLVGGLKAGMGYCGAPDIEVLKKAKMVKITGAGLRESHPHDVQITREAPNYSR; this is encoded by the coding sequence ATGCAGTTCCACGCTCCTAATCTGTTGTTTGAGGCACTCACCTACGACGACGTTCTTCTCCTTCCGGCCTATTCTGAAGTACTGCCCAAGGATACCAATACCTCCACCCAACTGACGCGCAACATCCGGCTGAACATTCCGCTGGTCTCGGCGGCCATGGATACCGTGACAGAAGCAGACATGGCCATTGCCATGGCGCAAGAAGGCGGCTTGGGCATCATACACAAAAACATGAGCATTCAGCAGCAGGCAGAGCAGGTGCGCAAAGTAAAGCGTTCTGAGAGCGGCATGATCATGGACCCTGTGACCTTGCACGAGGACGCCACCTTAGGCGAAGCACTGAGCCTCATGAAAGAGCACAAGATTGGCGGTATTCCCATCATCAACACAGAGAAGAAACTGGTAGGCATCATCACCAACCGCGACCTGCGCTTTGAGAAGAACTATGCCATCAAGGTCTCTGAGATCATGACCAAGGACCGGCTCATCACCGCCCCAAAAGGCATTGAGCTGGACAAAGCCGAAGACATCCTGCAGGAATACAAGATTGAGAAGCTTCCTGTAATTGACGAAAATGGGCACTTGGCCGGTTTGATCACCTACAAAGATATTTTAAAGAGAAAGCACCGTCCCAACGCCTGCAAAGACCAGTATGGTCGTCTGCGCGTAGGAGCCGCCGTGGGCGTGACGGCAGACGTGCTAGACCGCGTCTCTGCCTTGGTAACCGCCGGCGTGGACGTGATCAGTATTGACACGGCGCATGGTCACTCCAGAGGCGTGATGGACGCCGTCAGAAAAATAAAGGACACCTTCCCAGACGTAGACATCATTGCCGGCAACGTGGCCACCGCCGAAGGTGCCAAAGCCTTGGCAGACTCAGGCGCCGATGCAGTGAAAGTGGGCGTTGGCCCGGGCTCTATCTGTACCACGCGTATTATTGCTGGTATCGGGGTTCCGCAGTTGTCTGCCGTGATTGAAGCCGTGAGAGGCTTGCAGGGAACCGGCGTACCTGTGATTGCCGATGGTGGCGTTAAATTCTCTGGTGACATTGTCAAGGCCATTGCCGGCGGCGCCAGCTCCATCATGGTAGGTTCTTTATTAGCCGGTACTGAGGAAGCCCCCGGCGAGATGCAGATTTTTGAAGGCCGTAAATTTAAGTCGTACCGCGGTATGGGGTCTATTGAGGCCATGGGCGAAGGCTCCAAAGACCGTTACTTCCAGGACGCCGAGGATGACGTGAAGAAACTGGTACCAGAAGGCATTGTGGGCCGCGTGCCGTACAAGGGATTGGCTGCCGAGGTGCTTTACCAACTGGTAGGCGGCCTAAAAGCGGGCATGGGCTACTGCGGTGCCCCAGACATTGAAGTGCTTAAAAAAGCCAAGATGGTTAAGATTACTGGCGCCGGTCTACGTGAGAGCCACCCGCATGATGTGCAGATCACCAGAGAAGCCCCAAATTATAGTAGATAA
- a CDS encoding rhodanese-like domain-containing protein, translated as MLPEITPTQLKQRLDNQEPLQLIDVREPQEWDICHLGGTLIPMGDLAKKAPTLDPAATTVVICHHGFRSAQAVLFLQQRFGFTNVLNLKGGVHAWAKEVDLSFPTY; from the coding sequence ATGCTACCAGAAATCACGCCTACCCAGTTAAAGCAACGCCTGGACAACCAAGAGCCCTTGCAACTCATTGACGTACGTGAGCCACAGGAATGGGACATCTGCCATCTAGGCGGCACCCTCATTCCCATGGGCGATCTAGCTAAAAAAGCCCCTACCCTAGACCCTGCTGCCACCACAGTAGTTATCTGTCACCATGGGTTTAGAAGCGCCCAAGCCGTCCTATTTCTGCAACAGCGCTTTGGCTTTACCAATGTCCTAAATCTAAAAGGCGGCGTACATGCCTGGGCCAAAGAAGTAGACCTCAGTTTCCCTACCTATTAG
- the pnuC gene encoding nicotinamide riboside transporter PnuC, translated as MMDFFTLEYWDLGKITELVGFVSGLLCVWLAVKQNIWTFPLALISAAFYVVVFRDALLFADMGLQVMFALLNVYGWYLWLYKGGERAERPVTKTHTWQWVLLLVLVPCFTYGLGRYLDLTTPADVPYWDAATTGVSLAAQWLMSRKKLENWLLWLVVDIVYVPLYLYKELYLTAILYAVFIPLAWIGYRDWKKAMQPQKPAFEGAQV; from the coding sequence ATGATGGACTTCTTCACCTTAGAATATTGGGACCTCGGCAAGATCACAGAGCTGGTGGGTTTTGTCTCTGGACTGCTGTGCGTTTGGCTGGCGGTTAAGCAGAACATCTGGACGTTCCCGCTGGCGCTCATCAGTGCCGCCTTTTATGTAGTGGTGTTTAGAGACGCTCTGCTGTTTGCAGACATGGGTTTGCAGGTCATGTTTGCCTTGCTCAATGTATACGGCTGGTATTTGTGGCTGTACAAAGGCGGGGAACGCGCAGAGAGACCCGTCACTAAAACGCATACCTGGCAATGGGTGCTGCTGTTGGTCTTGGTGCCGTGCTTTACCTATGGCTTGGGCCGTTACCTGGATCTTACCACCCCGGCAGATGTGCCCTACTGGGATGCGGCCACCACCGGCGTGAGTCTGGCCGCCCAATGGCTGATGAGCCGAAAGAAACTAGAGAACTGGCTGTTATGGCTGGTGGTGGACATAGTATATGTGCCGCTGTATCTCTACAAAGAATTATACCTGACCGCCATTTTGTATGCCGTCTTCATTCCCCTGGCCTGGATTGGCTACCGAGATTGGAAAAAGGCCATGCAGCCACAGAAACCCGCCTTTGAGGGTGCCCAAGTATAG
- a CDS encoding phosphatase PAP2 family protein — protein sequence MKQAIRIWLSLTLTFGSFAPQVFAQETDSLKKYQPPVPAQDTLKKYQDSTVHQAATKAPFFKSKAFKATIVPAILIGYGLSTIKGNGIYSSYDAQRDLQRNFPNFKTSIDDALLIAPYVELALVNLLNVKSNHDFLNTALVIVKAEAIFGITVFGIKQVSDLERPNKENFESMPSGHTAQAFLAASIVHSELRHRSPWYGIGAYTIATSVGAFRMLNNKHWQSDVFVGAGIGMLSSHLAYLSHRNRWGRKPSIVMSPTYVFGKPGFAMNFSLDEYKKRKQNPLYYKN from the coding sequence ATGAAACAAGCAATACGCATCTGGCTTTCCTTGACCCTGACCTTCGGAAGTTTTGCCCCGCAGGTGTTTGCCCAGGAAACCGATTCCCTAAAAAAATACCAACCCCCCGTTCCGGCCCAGGACACGCTTAAAAAGTACCAGGACTCTACCGTTCACCAAGCCGCCACCAAGGCCCCGTTCTTTAAATCCAAAGCGTTTAAAGCCACCATTGTGCCGGCCATCTTAATTGGCTACGGACTCAGCACCATCAAAGGAAACGGTATTTACAGCAGCTATGACGCCCAGCGGGACCTGCAGCGCAACTTTCCCAACTTTAAGACCTCAATTGATGACGCCCTGCTCATTGCGCCCTACGTAGAGCTGGCGCTGGTGAATCTCTTGAACGTCAAGTCCAACCATGACTTTCTTAACACGGCCCTGGTGATAGTGAAAGCCGAAGCCATCTTCGGGATCACTGTTTTTGGCATAAAGCAGGTGTCTGACCTAGAACGGCCCAACAAGGAAAACTTTGAATCCATGCCGTCTGGCCATACGGCGCAGGCATTCCTAGCTGCCTCCATTGTCCACTCAGAGTTGCGGCACAGAAGCCCTTGGTACGGAATTGGAGCGTATACCATTGCCACCTCTGTGGGCGCGTTCAGGATGCTCAACAACAAACACTGGCAGAGTGATGTCTTTGTGGGCGCCGGTATTGGCATGCTGTCTTCCCACTTGGCCTACCTGTCGCACCGTAACCGCTGGGGAAGAAAGCCTTCTATTGTGATGTCTCCTACGTATGTGTTCGGGAAACCGGGCTTTGCCATGAACTTCAGTTTAGACGAGTATAAAAAGCGGAAGCAAAATCCCTTGTATTATAAAAACTAG
- a CDS encoding DUF2490 domain-containing protein: MMKNWFLAVAFFLGLGGHWAQGQVERKYTTHVQGWYIYKGDHFFTDKWGLNSELHLRRARFLDPLQLVAIGGIHYKLTPDVQVTGSYTFTHTHPYGEAPARNHFTEHRLTEQLQLKAAYGPFLLQHRFRLEQRFIKRPAQENATFLNRTRYQLKAVLPLLGATLEEKEPFLVASNEVFINFGENVQANIFDQNRAYVGVGYKLSQAASFEVGYLHQLVQQSNGINFLNNHTLQFMVSYNLTFKPKPTIPN; the protein is encoded by the coding sequence ATGATGAAAAACTGGTTTTTAGCGGTAGCTTTTTTCTTAGGGTTGGGTGGCCATTGGGCGCAGGGTCAGGTAGAAAGGAAATACACTACCCACGTGCAAGGTTGGTACATCTACAAGGGAGATCATTTCTTCACAGATAAATGGGGATTGAACTCTGAGCTCCACCTAAGGAGGGCCCGTTTTCTGGACCCCTTGCAGTTGGTAGCCATAGGCGGCATTCATTACAAACTTACGCCAGACGTTCAAGTCACCGGATCCTACACTTTTACCCACACGCACCCGTATGGTGAGGCGCCCGCGCGCAACCATTTCACCGAGCACCGCCTCACAGAACAACTACAACTCAAGGCAGCCTACGGACCATTCTTGCTACAGCACCGGTTCAGGTTGGAGCAGCGGTTTATCAAGCGGCCAGCCCAGGAAAATGCTACCTTTCTGAACAGAACCCGCTATCAACTAAAAGCGGTTCTACCGTTACTAGGAGCTACGTTAGAAGAGAAAGAGCCTTTTCTGGTTGCGTCTAATGAAGTGTTTATCAATTTCGGGGAGAACGTGCAGGCCAATATTTTTGACCAGAACAGAGCTTATGTCGGGGTGGGCTATAAGTTGAGCCAAGCAGCGTCTTTTGAGGTTGGCTACTTGCATCAACTGGTACAGCAAAGCAACGGCATCAACTTTCTAAATAACCACACCTTGCAGTTCATGGTGAGCTACAACCTTACTTTCAAGCCCAAGCCAACCATCCCAAACTAA